The following proteins are encoded in a genomic region of Corynebacterium atypicum:
- the qcrC gene encoding cytochrome bc1 complex diheme cytochrome c subunit, translating into METSPHTSAQASGGSAGKKTRSRRRARRTVGSALALTIGLTGAGVLASALTPDAQVATARQDDQAMIQEGKDIYDVACITCHGANLQGVPDRGPSLIGTGEGAAYFQVHSGRMPMMSNDAQAERKAPRYTEDQALALAAYVAANGGGPGLVYNDDGSIAMEELRGSNYDGQIDPGDVARGSELFRLNCASCHNFTGRGGALSSGKYAPVLDPANEQEIYQAMLTGPQNMPKFSDRQLSADEKKDIIAFIKSAKETPNPGGWSLGGLGPVSEGFFMWFVGLMVLITAAIWIGTRS; encoded by the coding sequence ATGGAAACCTCTCCACACACCTCCGCGCAGGCCAGTGGCGGCTCGGCGGGTAAAAAGACGCGTTCTCGGCGGCGCGCACGCCGCACCGTCGGAAGCGCCCTTGCATTGACCATCGGACTGACCGGCGCTGGCGTTCTGGCAAGCGCTTTGACTCCGGACGCCCAGGTTGCCACCGCCCGGCAGGATGATCAGGCAATGATCCAAGAGGGCAAAGACATTTACGACGTCGCGTGCATCACCTGCCACGGGGCAAACCTGCAGGGCGTGCCGGACCGTGGGCCTTCGCTCATTGGTACCGGTGAGGGAGCCGCCTATTTCCAGGTGCACTCCGGCCGTATGCCCATGATGTCTAACGACGCCCAGGCCGAGCGTAAGGCGCCTCGCTACACCGAGGATCAGGCGCTGGCCCTTGCGGCCTACGTTGCCGCCAACGGCGGTGGCCCCGGGCTGGTCTACAACGATGACGGCTCGATCGCGATGGAAGAGCTACGCGGGTCCAACTACGACGGCCAGATCGATCCAGGCGACGTCGCCCGCGGTTCAGAGCTTTTCCGATTGAACTGCGCTTCTTGTCACAACTTCACGGGTCGCGGCGGCGCCCTGTCTTCGGGCAAATACGCGCCGGTCCTCGACCCCGCTAACGAGCAAGAGATCTACCAGGCCATGCTGACGGGGCCGCAGAACATGCCGAAGTTCTCTGACCGTCAGCTGTCCGCGGATGAAAAGAAGGACATCATCGCCTTCATTAAGTCCGCCAAGGAGACGCCGAACCCCGGCGGCTGGTCCTTGGGTGGCCTGGGTCCGGTCTCTGAAGGCTTCTTTATGTGGTTCGTTGGCCTGATGGTCCTCATCACGGCCGCAATCTGGATTGGAACGCGCTCATGA
- the ctaE gene encoding aa3-type cytochrome oxidase subunit III, with protein MTSAISNPGTTARERVLALNRPNMVSVGTIVFLSQELMFFAGLFAMYFTARANGQSGDWDYQTSHLTVWYATVITLILVSSSVTSQFGVFAAERGDVYGLRRWYVVTIVLGVIFLCMQAYEYAELIMEGVTIQSSVFGSVFFITTGFHAAHVLAGVIAFVVVLLRVAKSKFTPAQATAAMVVSYYWHFVDVIWIGLFIIVYLIQ; from the coding sequence GTGACGAGCGCAATTTCTAACCCAGGAACGACGGCACGCGAGCGTGTGCTGGCGCTGAACCGACCCAATATGGTCAGCGTGGGCACCATCGTGTTCCTGTCGCAGGAACTGATGTTCTTCGCCGGGCTGTTCGCGATGTATTTCACCGCGCGAGCAAACGGCCAATCGGGTGACTGGGATTACCAAACCAGCCACCTGACCGTTTGGTACGCGACGGTAATCACGCTCATCTTGGTCTCCTCTTCGGTGACCTCGCAGTTCGGCGTCTTCGCGGCCGAAAGGGGGGACGTCTACGGGCTTCGGCGCTGGTATGTGGTCACTATCGTGCTGGGCGTGATCTTCCTGTGTATGCAGGCCTACGAGTACGCCGAGCTGATTATGGAAGGGGTCACGATTCAGAGCAGTGTGTTCGGATCGGTCTTCTTCATTACAACCGGCTTCCACGCCGCGCACGTCTTGGCGGGCGTGATCGCCTTCGTCGTCGTGCTTCTGCGCGTGGCTAAGTCGAAGTTCACCCCGGCTCAGGCCACGGCAGCGATGGTGGTGTCTTACTACTGGCACTTCGTCGACGTCATCTGGATCGGCCTGTTCATCATCGTCTACCTGATCCAGTAG
- the qcrA gene encoding cytochrome bc1 complex Rieske iron-sulfur subunit, giving the protein MSEMNKTYTDRDLDAMSNDELARLGTELDDVTVAYRKERFPVDNDPAEKRAAGGLMVWLGLSIVMGLGFLAVYLFWPWHYKGHGDDGLWAYTFYTPLLGLTAGLCILSLGIFLVQFQKKFIPEEISVQRRHDGPSDEVDRRTITALLNDSWTTSTLGRRKAMQGMLGAGAVLAGLVIVAPLGGMIKNPWKRGEMTYHGDGTLWTSGWTLHEKGVKLYLGRDTGAVAEEHTSSTGTHMTTKGIARLVRMRPEDLAAGGMETVFPLAEEDVLDGDKADKDRDVYEHHMHSIHGPRNAVMLIRLRPQDAARVVEREGQETFHYGDYYAYSKICTHIGCPTSLYEAQTQRILCPCHQSQFDALHYGKPIFGPAARALPQLPITVDEEGYLVAEDNFAEPVGPAFWERES; this is encoded by the coding sequence ATGAGCGAGATGAACAAGACTTATACGGACCGCGACCTCGACGCGATGAGCAACGATGAGCTGGCGCGTCTGGGTACCGAGCTCGATGACGTTACCGTCGCCTACCGCAAAGAGCGCTTCCCAGTAGACAACGATCCCGCAGAGAAGCGGGCCGCCGGCGGGTTGATGGTCTGGCTGGGCCTGTCAATCGTCATGGGCCTGGGCTTTTTGGCTGTATACCTGTTCTGGCCGTGGCACTACAAGGGCCATGGCGACGACGGCCTGTGGGCGTACACCTTCTATACGCCTCTACTGGGGCTCACCGCCGGGCTGTGCATTCTGAGCCTGGGTATCTTCCTGGTCCAATTCCAGAAGAAATTCATTCCTGAGGAGATCTCGGTTCAGCGTCGCCACGATGGCCCATCGGACGAGGTTGATCGCCGCACGATCACTGCGCTGTTGAACGACTCCTGGACTACGTCCACACTGGGTCGCCGCAAGGCTATGCAGGGCATGCTGGGCGCCGGAGCTGTGCTCGCGGGGCTGGTGATCGTCGCGCCCCTGGGCGGGATGATCAAGAACCCGTGGAAGCGCGGCGAGATGACCTACCACGGAGACGGCACGCTGTGGACCTCGGGCTGGACCTTGCATGAGAAGGGCGTCAAGCTTTACCTGGGCCGCGACACCGGCGCGGTCGCCGAGGAGCACACGAGCTCGACGGGCACGCACATGACGACGAAGGGCATCGCGCGGCTCGTCCGTATGCGCCCGGAGGATCTGGCAGCGGGCGGCATGGAAACTGTTTTCCCGCTTGCCGAAGAGGATGTCCTCGACGGAGATAAAGCGGATAAGGATCGGGACGTGTACGAACATCACATGCACTCGATCCACGGCCCGCGCAACGCCGTCATGCTGATTCGGTTGCGTCCTCAGGATGCCGCGCGCGTCGTGGAACGCGAGGGGCAGGAGACGTTCCACTACGGGGACTACTACGCCTATTCGAAGATCTGCACGCACATTGGTTGCCCGACTTCGCTCTACGAGGCGCAGACGCAGCGCATCTTGTGCCCGTGCCACCAGTCGCAGTTCGACGCGCTGCATTACGGCAAGCCGATTTTCGGACCGGCTGCCCGTGCGCTGCCTCAGCTGCCCATCACCGTTGACGAGGAAGGCTACCTCGTCGCGGAAGACAACTTCGCCGAGCCTGTCGGCCCCGCCTTCTGGGAGCGTGAGTCCTAA
- the ctaF gene encoding aa3-type cytochrome oxidase subunit IV, which yields MKASAKIMYSLATFLLLMTVIYIFATIFVQDDGYIHGAEWAGIVALTLSFGLTMMLGVYLHFTERHADVLPEDWEEAEIEDGAGVLGFFSPNSVWPLAMTGAILVLGLGIIYMLYWMIALGAVLLIYTGTMMNLQYGVPKEKH from the coding sequence ATGAAGGCTTCCGCGAAGATTATGTATTCATTGGCAACGTTCCTGTTGCTGATGACGGTCATCTACATCTTTGCCACCATCTTCGTCCAAGATGACGGCTACATTCACGGTGCCGAGTGGGCGGGGATCGTCGCCCTGACCCTTTCCTTCGGGCTGACCATGATGCTCGGCGTCTACCTGCACTTCACTGAGCGGCACGCGGACGTCCTCCCAGAAGACTGGGAGGAGGCCGAGATCGAAGATGGCGCAGGCGTCTTGGGCTTCTTCTCGCCCAACTCAGTGTGGCCGCTAGCAATGACCGGCGCGATCCTGGTGCTCGGCTTAGGCATCATCTACATGCTCTACTGGATGATTGCACTCGGCGCAGTGTTGCTGATTTACACGGGCACCATGATGAACTTGCAATACGGGGTTCCTAAAGAGAAGCACTAA